Part of the bacterium genome, TAATAATCAGTTTTTGAAATATAATGAAATTACCAATCGACCGACGAAATTTTACGAAATTTACAACCAACCCTCGGGTTGGTTGTAAAACAACAAAACAGGACATGTCTACTTTGGTAAAAACCGGGCATTCCTATTTTGCCTTGACACGGATAAATACCCGGCTTGCCTCTCTGAATAAGTTTGTGTAGCATACACTTCAGAACAAAACGGGAGATTTTATGTCCGACGTATTTCTCAAGGCTCAATGGAAAAACCTTATCATGGCCAACTATGCCGTTGACCCATCGCTGCTCCGGCCGTATGTGCCAAGCGGCACGGAATTGGATTCCTGGAAAGGCACATTTTACGTCAGCTTGGTGGGGTTTTTATTTGAAGATACACGTGTACACGGTCTGTCGTTTCCTTTTCACAAGACATTCGAAGAAGTCAATCTGAGATTTTATGTACGGCGATTTGAATCCGGTGTATGGCGCCGCGGCGTTGTTTTTATCAAAGAGATTGTCCCGCGCAGTCTCATCACATGTATCGCCAATACAGTGTATCATGAGCATTATGCGACGCACGCGATGCGGCACCGTTTTACGTCCGATGCGCACTGCAAAACATTTGAGTATAGTTTCAAATCGGCTAACGGCTGGAATACGATTTCAGCGAAAACGAATACCGAATCAATCGCGATGGCTGAAGGTTCGGAACAGGAGTTTATTGCCGAACATTATTGGGGTTATACTCGCATCAACGAAAAAAAACTTGGCGCTTACGAAGTGCGGCATCCGCGTTGGGATATATATCCTGTGATGGATTACCATATCGCATGTGATATCGGAGGTCTGTACGGCGAACCCTTTGCCAAAACAATGGCCCGTAATCCG contains:
- a CDS encoding DUF2071 domain-containing protein codes for the protein MSDVFLKAQWKNLIMANYAVDPSLLRPYVPSGTELDSWKGTFYVSLVGFLFEDTRVHGLSFPFHKTFEEVNLRFYVRRFESGVWRRGVVFIKEIVPRSLITCIANTVYHEHYATHAMRHRFTSDAHCKTFEYSFKSANGWNTISAKTNTESIAMAEGSEQEFIAEHYWGYTRINEKKLGAYEVRHPRWDIYPVMDYHIACDIGGLYGEPFAKTMARNPDSVFVAKGSPIEVMKKTIIEHI